A stretch of the Nitratireductor thuwali genome encodes the following:
- a CDS encoding bifunctional riboflavin kinase/FAD synthetase: MFQRIEGFDALPGALRGGVVAIGNFDGVHRGHQAVLNAALEMAAQKGRPALVLTFEPHPRAVFRPDLPLFRLTPAPMKARLLEAMGFSAVVEQPFVPAFSSLPADQFVNEVLIGGLGAAHVVTGFDFHYGKGRGGTPATLAAAGKAGGFGVTVVDAFSDEGGEVISSSRIRSLLAEGDVSQAAGLAGYRFTVEAPVGGGRKLGRTLGFPTANMALPPEAALRHGIYAVRFRRAGGSLHDGVASFGRRPTVDEDGAPLLETFVFDFSGDLYGETCAVSFFGFLRGEVKFDGLDPLVAQMKRDEEEARALLSGVRPLSEIDLTIAFSG, encoded by the coding sequence ATGTTTCAGCGGATAGAAGGCTTCGATGCGCTGCCGGGCGCGCTGCGCGGCGGCGTGGTGGCCATCGGCAATTTCGATGGCGTGCACCGCGGCCACCAGGCCGTCCTGAACGCCGCGCTGGAGATGGCGGCGCAGAAGGGCCGGCCGGCGCTCGTTTTGACCTTCGAGCCGCATCCGCGCGCCGTCTTCCGGCCCGACCTTCCGCTCTTCCGCCTGACGCCGGCCCCCATGAAGGCCCGTCTTCTGGAAGCGATGGGCTTTTCAGCCGTGGTGGAGCAACCCTTCGTGCCGGCCTTTTCCTCGCTTCCAGCCGACCAGTTCGTCAATGAAGTGCTCATCGGCGGGCTGGGCGCCGCGCATGTGGTGACCGGCTTCGATTTCCACTACGGCAAGGGCCGGGGCGGCACCCCGGCAACGCTGGCCGCGGCCGGCAAGGCCGGCGGCTTCGGCGTCACCGTCGTCGACGCCTTCTCGGACGAGGGCGGCGAGGTCATTTCCTCCAGCCGCATCCGCTCGCTGCTGGCCGAGGGCGACGTTTCCCAGGCCGCCGGCCTTGCCGGATACCGGTTCACGGTCGAGGCGCCGGTGGGCGGCGGCCGGAAGCTTGGCCGGACGCTGGGCTTTCCCACCGCCAATATGGCGCTTCCGCCCGAAGCCGCGCTGCGCCACGGCATCTATGCCGTGCGCTTCCGCCGCGCCGGCGGCAGCCTTCATGACGGCGTCGCCAGCTTCGGCCGCCGCCCGACGGTGGACGAGGACGGCGCCCCGCTGCTCGAGACCTTCGTCTTCGATTTCTCCGGCGATCTCTACGGCGAGACCTGCGCCGTCTCCTTCTTCGGCTTCCTGCGCGGCGAGGTGAAGTTCGACGGCCTCGATCCGCTCGTCGCCCAGATGAAGCGCGACGAGGAGGAAGCCCGCGCCCTCCTTTCGGGCGTGCGTCCGCTTTCCGAAATCGACCTCACCATCGCGTTTTCCGGCTGA
- the ileS gene encoding isoleucine--tRNA ligase, protein MTDTSEKIDYSKTLNLPQTDFPMRAGLPQKEPELVARWQKMSLYKRLREDAKGREKFVLHDGPPYANGNIHIGHALNKVLKDIITRSFQMRGYDSNYVPGWDCHGLPIEWKIEEQYRAKGKNKDEVPVNEFRKECRDFAQHWIKVQSEEFKRLGIEGDFENPYTTMNFHAEARIAGELLKFAMSGQLYRGSKPVMWSVVERTALAEAEVEYHDHESDTVWVKFPVMGENELSGTFVVIWTTTPWTIPGNRAISYSPRIAYGLYEVTGAENDFGPQAGEKLIFADALAEESFAKAKLTYKRLRDVSADELGAITCAHPLKGLGGGYKFPVPLLPGEHVTDDAGTGFVHTAPGHGREDFDAWMDARGQLESRGIDTAIPFTVDDAGYFTKDAPGVGPDREGGPARVIDDKGKKGDANGAVIEALIERNMLFARGRLKHSYPHSWRSKKPVIFRNTPQWFVHMDKDLGDATTLRTRALKAIDDTRFVPAAGQARLRAMIEDRPDWVLSRQRAWGVPICVFADEDGNVLKDEAVNQRILEAFEAEGADAWFAEGARERFLGERAGEPWRQVTDILDVWFDSGSTHTFTLEDRPDLKWPADVYLEGSDQHRGWFHSSLLESCGTRGRAPYDTVITHGFTMAEDGRKMSKSLGNQTFPQDIMNQSGADILRLWVGTTDYWEDQRLGKNVIQTNVDAYRKLRNTVRWMLGSLAHDEGEDVPLAQMPELERLMLHRLAELDAVVRAGYDNFDFKRIIRTLLDFMVIELSAFYFDIRKDALYCDAPSSTRRKASLQVVRTLFDCLVKWLAPILPFTTEEAWLARHPDKESVHLEQFPAVPASWKDDALAAKWRKIRQVRRVVTGALEIERKEKTIGSSLEAAPIVHITDAELREAIGGHDMADICITSGIEIREDEGPADAFRLDDVKGVAVVFARAHGIKCARSWRYTDDVGSDPEFPEVSARDAAALRELRALGRL, encoded by the coding sequence ATGACCGACACGTCCGAAAAGATCGACTATTCCAAGACCCTCAACCTGCCGCAGACGGATTTCCCGATGCGCGCCGGCCTTCCGCAGAAGGAGCCGGAGCTTGTCGCCCGCTGGCAGAAGATGAGCCTTTACAAGCGGTTGCGCGAGGACGCCAAGGGTCGCGAGAAGTTCGTGCTCCATGACGGCCCTCCCTATGCCAATGGCAACATCCATATCGGCCACGCGCTCAACAAGGTGCTGAAGGACATCATCACGCGGTCCTTCCAGATGCGCGGCTACGATTCCAACTATGTGCCCGGCTGGGACTGCCACGGCCTGCCGATCGAATGGAAGATCGAGGAACAGTACCGCGCCAAGGGCAAGAACAAGGACGAGGTGCCGGTCAACGAATTCCGCAAGGAATGCCGCGACTTCGCCCAGCACTGGATCAAGGTCCAGAGCGAGGAGTTCAAACGGCTCGGCATCGAGGGCGACTTCGAAAATCCCTATACGACAATGAACTTCCACGCCGAAGCCCGCATCGCCGGCGAGCTTCTGAAATTCGCCATGTCGGGCCAGCTCTACCGGGGTTCCAAGCCGGTGATGTGGTCGGTGGTGGAGCGCACGGCGCTGGCGGAGGCCGAGGTCGAGTATCACGATCATGAGAGCGACACGGTCTGGGTGAAGTTCCCGGTGATGGGTGAGAACGAGCTTTCCGGCACCTTCGTCGTCATCTGGACGACGACGCCGTGGACGATCCCCGGCAACCGCGCGATCTCCTATTCGCCCCGCATCGCTTACGGCCTCTACGAGGTCACCGGAGCGGAGAACGATTTCGGGCCGCAGGCTGGCGAGAAGCTGATCTTTGCCGATGCGCTGGCCGAAGAGTCCTTTGCCAAGGCGAAGCTGACCTATAAGCGCCTGCGCGACGTTTCGGCGGATGAACTCGGGGCGATCACCTGCGCTCACCCTCTCAAGGGCCTCGGCGGCGGCTACAAATTCCCCGTTCCGCTGCTGCCCGGCGAGCACGTCACCGACGATGCCGGCACGGGCTTCGTGCACACCGCCCCCGGCCATGGCCGCGAGGACTTCGATGCCTGGATGGACGCGCGCGGCCAACTGGAATCGCGCGGCATTGACACCGCCATCCCCTTCACCGTCGACGACGCCGGCTACTTCACCAAGGATGCCCCCGGCGTGGGCCCCGACCGCGAAGGCGGTCCGGCCCGCGTGATCGACGACAAGGGCAAGAAAGGCGATGCGAACGGCGCCGTCATCGAGGCGCTGATCGAAAGGAACATGCTCTTCGCGCGCGGGCGGCTGAAGCATTCCTATCCGCATTCCTGGCGCTCGAAAAAGCCCGTCATCTTCCGCAACACGCCGCAATGGTTCGTCCATATGGACAAGGACCTTGGCGACGCCACCACCCTGCGCACCCGCGCCTTGAAGGCCATCGACGACACCCGCTTCGTGCCCGCCGCCGGCCAGGCGCGCCTGCGCGCCATGATAGAGGATCGGCCCGACTGGGTGCTTTCCCGGCAAAGGGCATGGGGCGTTCCCATCTGCGTGTTCGCAGACGAGGACGGCAATGTCCTGAAGGACGAGGCGGTCAACCAGCGCATCCTCGAAGCCTTCGAGGCCGAGGGCGCGGACGCCTGGTTCGCCGAGGGCGCGCGCGAGCGCTTCCTGGGCGAGCGCGCCGGCGAGCCGTGGAGACAGGTCACCGACATTCTGGACGTCTGGTTCGATTCGGGCTCCACCCACACCTTCACGCTGGAAGACCGGCCGGACCTGAAATGGCCGGCGGACGTCTATCTGGAGGGCTCCGACCAGCATCGCGGCTGGTTCCATTCCTCGCTTCTGGAAAGCTGCGGTACGCGGGGCAGGGCCCCCTACGACACTGTCATCACCCATGGCTTCACCATGGCCGAGGACGGCCGCAAGATGTCGAAGTCGCTGGGCAACCAGACCTTCCCGCAGGACATCATGAACCAGTCTGGCGCCGATATACTGCGCCTGTGGGTCGGCACCACCGACTACTGGGAAGACCAGCGGCTGGGCAAAAACGTCATCCAGACCAATGTCGACGCCTATCGCAAGCTGCGCAACACCGTGCGCTGGATGCTCGGCTCGCTGGCCCATGACGAGGGCGAGGACGTGCCGCTGGCGCAGATGCCGGAATTGGAGCGGCTGATGCTGCACCGGCTGGCCGAGCTCGATGCGGTCGTGCGCGCCGGCTACGATAATTTCGACTTCAAGCGCATCATCCGCACCCTGCTCGATTTCATGGTCATAGAGCTGTCGGCCTTCTATTTCGACATCCGCAAGGACGCACTCTACTGCGACGCGCCGTCGAGCACCCGCCGCAAGGCGTCGCTGCAGGTGGTGCGAACGCTGTTCGACTGCCTGGTCAAATGGCTGGCGCCGATCCTGCCCTTCACAACGGAGGAAGCCTGGCTCGCCCGCCATCCCGATAAGGAATCGGTTCATCTGGAGCAGTTCCCCGCTGTGCCGGCATCCTGGAAGGACGATGCGCTTGCCGCCAAATGGCGCAAGATCCGCCAGGTCCGGCGTGTGGTGACCGGCGCGCTGGAGATCGAGCGCAAGGAAAAGACCATCGGCTCCTCGCTTGAGGCCGCGCCCATCGTCCACATCACCGATGCGGAGTTGCGCGAGGCGATCGGCGGTCACGACATGGCCGATATCTGCATCACCAGCGGCATTGAGATCCGCGAGGACGAGGGGCCGGCGGACGCCTTCCGCCTCGACGACGTCAAGGGCGTTGCCGTGGTCTTCGCCCGTGCGCACGGCATCAAGTGCGCGCGCTCCTGGCGCTATACGGACGATGTGGGCTCCGATCCCGAATTTCCGGAGGTCTCGGCCCGCGACGCCGCCGCGCTTCGCGAGTTGCGCGCGCTCGGCCGTTTGTAG
- a CDS encoding nucleoside deaminase gives MEPALDEARSAAARGEVPVGAVVVRDGQVVARAGNRTRELNDPTAHAELLAIRDACRTLASERLADCDLYVTLEPCAMCAGAVSFARIRRLYFAAPDEKGGGVIHGGRFFAQPTCHHAPEVYAGLGEREAADLLKAFFRERR, from the coding sequence ATGGAGCCTGCGCTGGACGAGGCCCGCAGCGCCGCCGCACGCGGCGAAGTGCCGGTGGGCGCCGTCGTGGTCCGCGACGGCCAGGTTGTGGCCCGGGCCGGCAACCGGACGCGCGAGCTCAACGATCCGACCGCCCATGCCGAATTGCTGGCGATCCGCGACGCCTGCCGGACCCTTGCATCCGAGCGTCTTGCCGACTGCGACCTCTATGTCACGCTGGAACCTTGCGCCATGTGCGCCGGAGCGGTCTCGTTCGCCCGCATCAGGCGGCTCTATTTCGCCGCACCGGACGAAAAAGGCGGCGGGGTAATCCACGGCGGGCGCTTCTTCGCCCAGCCCACCTGCCACCATGCGCCGGAGGTCTATGCCGGCCTGGGCGAGCGGGAGGCCGCCGACCTCTTGAAGGCGTTTTTCAGAGAGCGGCGTTAG
- a CDS encoding pseudouridine synthase, with the protein MNDKPYRPRGSQDRKAGDGKPARAASTGKPRFGGKPGSPAREGGKVGPARRPEKPKGAPHGAPRPPKEGGQAEPPAAGERIAKRLARAGVASRRDAEAMIEAGRVKVNGRALTSPAFNVSPADRIELDDAPIPDVERTRLFLFHKPAGVVTTSRDPEGRRTIFDILPPGLPRLITVGRLDINTEGLLILTNDGGLARVLELPSTGWLRRYRVRVHGKVDPLALAELEKGIAVDGVYYGAIEATLDRTQGTNAWLTLGLREGKNREVRNVLGALGLDVTRLIRISYGPFQLGALAEGAVQEIKGRMLRDQLGERLIAEARADFDAPITTPFSNKPVRAEKPVRAAPVEAPEAEPPAPRPPRERERQPINRKREREEKREEIRGRLQTRPPSKTTGKTTGKSAGKPAGRRDEEKRKPIERRSRAANVWMAPGARPLGTKKREEKAAADARSERRGAEGPDRAKQAPGADRPRRDDRKAASRPHGPRTPSTDRGAKGPAKGPPKGPPRGPKGPKGR; encoded by the coding sequence ATGAACGACAAACCGTACAGACCCAGAGGAAGCCAGGATCGAAAAGCGGGAGACGGCAAGCCGGCCAGGGCTGCTTCGACCGGCAAGCCGCGCTTCGGCGGCAAACCCGGCTCCCCCGCCAGGGAAGGCGGCAAGGTCGGCCCCGCCCGCAGGCCCGAAAAGCCGAAAGGGGCGCCGCACGGCGCGCCGAGGCCGCCGAAAGAGGGCGGCCAGGCTGAACCGCCGGCCGCCGGCGAGCGCATCGCCAAGCGGCTGGCACGGGCAGGCGTTGCCTCGCGGCGCGATGCCGAAGCCATGATCGAGGCAGGACGCGTCAAGGTGAACGGCCGCGCGCTGACCTCACCTGCCTTCAATGTGAGCCCTGCCGACCGCATCGAGCTGGACGACGCGCCCATTCCGGACGTCGAGCGTACGCGGCTTTTCCTGTTCCACAAGCCGGCGGGCGTGGTGACGACGTCGCGCGACCCCGAGGGGCGGCGCACCATTTTCGACATCCTGCCGCCCGGCCTGCCGCGGCTGATCACCGTCGGCCGCCTCGACATCAACACCGAGGGCCTGCTCATCCTCACAAACGATGGGGGCCTGGCGCGCGTTCTGGAACTGCCGTCGACGGGGTGGCTGCGCCGCTATCGCGTGCGCGTCCACGGCAAGGTCGACCCGCTGGCGCTGGCCGAGCTGGAAAAGGGAATTGCCGTCGACGGCGTCTATTACGGCGCCATCGAGGCGACGCTGGACCGCACGCAAGGCACCAATGCCTGGTTGACGCTGGGGCTGCGCGAAGGCAAGAACCGCGAAGTCAGGAACGTGCTGGGCGCGCTCGGACTCGATGTGACGCGGCTGATCCGCATCTCCTACGGTCCCTTCCAGCTTGGCGCGCTTGCCGAAGGCGCGGTGCAGGAGATCAAGGGCCGCATGCTGCGCGACCAGCTCGGCGAGCGCCTGATCGCCGAGGCGCGAGCGGATTTCGACGCGCCGATCACGACGCCCTTCTCCAACAAGCCCGTGCGCGCCGAAAAGCCGGTGCGCGCGGCGCCAGTGGAAGCCCCGGAGGCCGAACCGCCGGCCCCGCGCCCGCCGCGCGAACGCGAAAGGCAGCCGATCAACCGCAAACGCGAGCGCGAGGAGAAGCGCGAGGAAATACGCGGCCGGCTGCAGACCAGGCCGCCATCCAAGACCACTGGCAAAACCACTGGCAAATCCGCTGGCAAGCCCGCCGGAAGGCGCGACGAGGAAAAGCGCAAGCCGATCGAAAGGCGCTCGCGCGCGGCCAATGTATGGATGGCGCCGGGCGCACGCCCGCTGGGCACGAAGAAGCGCGAGGAAAAAGCGGCCGCCGATGCCCGCAGCGAAAGGCGTGGCGCGGAGGGGCCGGACCGCGCGAAGCAGGCGCCCGGCGCCGACAGGCCGCGCCGCGACGACCGCAAGGCAGCATCGCGGCCGCACGGGCCGCGCACGCCTTCGACGGACCGGGGGGCCAAGGGTCCTGCCAAGGGACCTCCCAAAGGACCTCCAAGAGGCCCCAAGGGTCCGAAGGGGCGTTGA
- the rsmD gene encoding 16S rRNA (guanine(966)-N(2))-methyltransferase RsmD: protein MRVVGGRMRGRRLASPKDDAIRPTTDRARESLFNVIEHGYPGCLAGVRVLDLFAGTGALGIEAISRGAAYCLFVEEQGTSRALIRENVETLGLQGHTRIFRRDATRLGPVGTMQPFGLVFADPPYGKGLGERAIASALEGGWLLPDALVVVEEASASPFQPPRGLTLAERREYASSVITICRVA, encoded by the coding sequence ATGCGCGTTGTGGGCGGACGGATGCGGGGCAGACGCCTGGCCTCGCCCAAGGACGATGCCATCCGTCCGACCACCGACCGCGCGCGCGAATCGCTCTTCAACGTGATCGAGCACGGCTATCCGGGTTGCCTCGCAGGCGTCCGCGTGCTCGATCTGTTTGCCGGCACGGGCGCGCTCGGCATCGAAGCCATCTCGCGCGGAGCGGCCTATTGCCTGTTCGTGGAAGAGCAGGGCACCTCGCGCGCGCTCATCCGCGAGAATGTGGAGACGCTCGGTCTTCAGGGGCACACGCGGATTTTCCGCCGCGATGCCACCCGCCTCGGCCCCGTCGGCACCATGCAGCCCTTCGGCCTGGTTTTCGCCGATCCGCCCTATGGCAAGGGGCTGGGCGAGCGGGCCATCGCGTCGGCGCTCGAAGGGGGCTGGCTGCTGCCGGATGCGCTGGTCGTCGTGGAGGAGGCCTCCGCCTCGCCGTTTCAGCCTCCCCGGGGCCTGACGCTGGCGGAACGGCGCGAATATGCCTCTTCCGTGATCACCATTTGCCGCGTTGCCTGA
- a CDS encoding patatin-like phospholipase family protein — translation MAGIVQDEEYVVAEEALDPISARQGNGASPTFGLALGGGGARGLAHIHAIEALDELGIRPAVISGSSIGALMGAGMAAGMTGAEIRDHAYSILSSRAEVVSRVWRSRPASLSQMVEGGLRLGQFSPERVIAAFLPHSIPDRFEALQIPLRVTATDYYGHHLAVFESGELLSALAASAALPAVFRPVQRDGRTLIDGGIYNPVPFDLLEGMVDVVIAVDVVGAPTVRTAKMPSAIEMMFGATQLMMQSIISMKLQNTRPDILLRPAVSRFRVLDFLKINAILDETSGIKDELKRAIERAIESRQLNPPAHAGHGGDQP, via the coding sequence ATGGCGGGCATCGTGCAAGACGAGGAATATGTAGTGGCCGAAGAAGCACTCGATCCCATATCCGCACGGCAAGGCAATGGCGCAAGCCCGACCTTCGGGCTTGCCCTCGGCGGTGGCGGCGCGCGCGGTCTGGCCCACATCCACGCCATCGAAGCGCTTGACGAGCTGGGCATCCGCCCCGCGGTCATCTCCGGCTCGTCGATCGGGGCGCTCATGGGCGCGGGAATGGCCGCCGGCATGACCGGCGCGGAAATCCGCGATCACGCCTATTCCATCCTGTCGAGCCGCGCCGAAGTGGTCAGCCGCGTCTGGCGATCGAGGCCGGCCAGCCTGTCGCAAATGGTTGAGGGCGGCCTGCGCCTCGGCCAGTTCAGCCCCGAGCGCGTCATCGCCGCCTTTCTGCCGCACAGCATACCGGATCGTTTCGAGGCGCTGCAGATCCCGCTTCGGGTCACGGCGACGGACTATTACGGACATCACCTGGCGGTGTTCGAAAGCGGCGAGCTCCTCTCGGCGCTCGCTGCCTCGGCCGCGCTGCCGGCGGTTTTCCGGCCGGTGCAGCGGGACGGGCGCACCCTCATCGACGGCGGCATCTACAATCCCGTGCCCTTCGACCTGCTCGAAGGGATGGTCGACGTGGTCATCGCCGTCGACGTGGTGGGCGCGCCGACCGTCAGGACCGCCAAGATGCCGAGCGCCATCGAGATGATGTTCGGCGCGACGCAGTTGATGATGCAGTCGATCATATCCATGAAGCTGCAGAACACCCGTCCGGACATTCTCCTGCGGCCCGCGGTCTCGCGGTTCCGGGTGCTGGATTTCCTCAAGATCAACGCAATCCTCGACGAGACGTCCGGTATCAAGGACGAACTCAAGCGGGCAATCGAGCGAGCGATCGAAAGCAGGCAGCTCAATCCTCCCGCTCATGCCGGCCACGGTGGCGATCAGCCCTGA
- a CDS encoding monovalent cation:proton antiporter-2 (CPA2) family protein, whose translation MEEITTGIYQEPLLLLMGAVIAAPLFQRIGLGTILGYLAAGVAIGPVARLVSDGEELLHVAELGVVFLLFIIGLELKPSRLWTMRRDIFGLGLAQVLATGAVLALLASFLPGFSISAAIVVGFGLALSSTAFAVQTLEGQGLLNTRFGQKSFSILLFQDIAIAPLLALVPLLSPGGEGAEAISGTRFAVALASVAALVIAGRYLLNPLFRLIAQSGAKEVMIAAALLVVLGSATLLQIAGLSMALGAFIAGVMLADSSFRHELSADIEPFRGILLGLFFMAIGLSLDLGVVLENWLAVLLAVPALMLVKAVILYGLCRIFGSGHDEALRVAALLPQGGEFGFVLFTAASAALIFSPATASLLTAVVTLSMVLTPLTVRIGEQMARGDKPEEMEEDFDGAGADVLMIGFSRFGQIASQVLLAGGRDVTIIDHSATRVRSVEKFGFRIYFGDGRRKDVLEAAGIRRAKIVAVCVNGRAQTDAIVDLIRSEFPEVKLFVRSYDRAHALSLRARGVEYELRETLESALLFGQVSLRELGTEDETARAIMDDVRRRDEERLEIQAVDGFLAGRDRMHTSPVTPEPLIKPTHEARRLNPEEKIIADQG comes from the coding sequence ATGGAGGAAATTACCACCGGCATCTATCAGGAACCTCTCCTTCTGCTGATGGGCGCCGTCATCGCCGCGCCGCTGTTTCAGCGCATCGGGCTCGGCACCATCCTGGGCTATCTGGCCGCAGGCGTCGCGATCGGCCCCGTCGCCCGCCTCGTCTCGGACGGTGAAGAACTGCTGCATGTGGCCGAGCTTGGCGTGGTCTTCCTGCTTTTCATCATAGGGCTCGAGCTCAAGCCGTCTAGGCTTTGGACCATGCGCCGCGACATCTTCGGGCTGGGGCTCGCACAGGTACTGGCGACCGGTGCCGTGCTGGCGCTTCTGGCGTCGTTCCTGCCGGGCTTTTCGATTTCGGCCGCCATCGTCGTCGGCTTCGGCCTTGCCCTGTCGTCCACCGCTTTTGCGGTTCAGACGCTGGAAGGCCAAGGCCTGCTCAATACCCGCTTCGGCCAGAAATCATTCTCCATACTGCTTTTCCAAGACATCGCGATCGCCCCGCTTCTGGCGCTGGTGCCGCTGCTTTCGCCGGGCGGAGAAGGCGCCGAAGCGATCAGCGGAACGCGTTTCGCGGTGGCGCTGGCCTCCGTTGCGGCGCTGGTGATAGCGGGCCGCTATCTGCTCAACCCGCTGTTCCGCCTCATCGCCCAATCCGGCGCGAAGGAGGTGATGATCGCGGCCGCGCTCCTGGTGGTGCTGGGTTCGGCGACGCTGCTGCAGATCGCCGGCCTGTCGATGGCGCTGGGCGCCTTCATCGCCGGGGTCATGCTGGCCGATTCGTCCTTCAGACATGAGCTCAGCGCGGATATCGAGCCGTTTCGCGGCATCCTGCTCGGGCTGTTCTTCATGGCGATCGGGCTCTCGCTCGATCTCGGGGTCGTCCTGGAGAACTGGCTGGCCGTGCTTCTGGCCGTGCCCGCGCTCATGCTGGTCAAGGCGGTCATCCTCTACGGCCTGTGCCGCATCTTCGGATCCGGCCACGACGAGGCGCTTCGGGTGGCGGCGCTGCTGCCGCAGGGCGGCGAATTCGGCTTCGTGCTCTTCACCGCCGCCTCGGCCGCGTTGATCTTCTCACCGGCGACGGCCTCGCTGCTGACTGCCGTGGTGACGCTGTCGATGGTGCTGACGCCGCTCACGGTGCGCATCGGCGAACAGATGGCGCGCGGCGACAAGCCGGAAGAGATGGAGGAGGATTTCGATGGCGCGGGTGCGGACGTGCTGATGATCGGCTTTTCACGCTTCGGCCAGATCGCCTCGCAGGTGCTTCTTGCCGGCGGCAGGGACGTGACCATCATCGACCACTCCGCCACCCGTGTCCGCTCGGTCGAGAAGTTCGGCTTCCGCATCTATTTCGGCGACGGCCGCCGCAAGGACGTGCTGGAGGCTGCCGGCATCAGGCGGGCGAAGATCGTGGCGGTCTGCGTCAACGGCCGGGCCCAAACCGACGCGATCGTCGATCTCATCCGTTCCGAATTCCCCGAAGTGAAGCTCTTCGTGCGCTCGTACGACCGGGCGCATGCGCTTTCCCTGAGGGCGCGGGGCGTGGAATATGAACTCCGCGAGACGCTGGAATCGGCCCTCCTGTTCGGCCAGGTGTCGCTCAGGGAGCTGGGTACGGAAGACGAGACGGCGCGAGCCATCATGGACGACGTACGCCGCCGCGACGAGGAGCGCCTGGAGATCCAGGCGGTGGACGGCTTCCTGGCAGGACGCGACAGGATGCACACGAGTCCGGTAACGCCGGAGCCGCTGATCAAGCCGACCCACGAGGCGCGCAGGCTGAATCCCGAGGAGAAGATCATAGCCGATCAGGGCTGA